One candidate division TA06 bacterium DNA window includes the following coding sequences:
- a CDS encoding acetate kinase, with the protein MILSLNCGSSSVKYQLYNWNKKKIMAKGLAERVTVGESVIVHEVPGREPLKLEKNCPDHQVAIQMILDTLLHESHPVISDLNQISGVGHRVVHGGEHFAKSTLINDEVIAAFEELFSLAPLHNPPNVLGIKAAQAIMPDVPHVAVLDTAFHQTMSKTSYIYPVPYEWYEKYGVRRYGFHGTSHLYVARRAAVMLKKDPFKVNLITCHLGNGVSLSAIKNGCSYDTSLGLTTMEGLVMGTRSGDVDPGLMPFLCAKENKTAQEIESVYLKKSGLLGISGKYTDRRDIEGAMKAGDERAKLAFDIEAYRLKKYIGSYYAALGHLDAVVFTGGAGEMGPLLREAAVSGMGELGMALDPELNKKAKSRNHEFEISAKDSRVKLFVIPTDEELVFTEDVVAIIEGRYDVHTKFKYAFEDPSYVNKMRDEAYQRELAKRKG; encoded by the coding sequence ATAATTCTTTCGCTCAACTGCGGAAGTTCCTCGGTCAAATACCAGCTTTACAACTGGAACAAAAAAAAGATCATGGCCAAGGGCCTGGCGGAAAGGGTTACGGTGGGCGAATCGGTGATCGTCCACGAAGTTCCCGGCCGGGAGCCGCTGAAACTGGAAAAGAACTGTCCCGATCATCAGGTGGCCATCCAGATGATACTGGATACCCTGTTGCACGAGAGCCATCCGGTGATCTCCGATCTCAACCAGATCAGCGGGGTGGGCCACCGGGTGGTGCACGGCGGCGAGCATTTCGCCAAATCAACCCTGATCAACGACGAGGTGATAGCCGCCTTTGAGGAACTGTTCTCGCTGGCTCCCCTCCACAACCCGCCCAACGTGTTGGGCATCAAGGCCGCCCAGGCCATCATGCCCGACGTTCCCCATGTGGCGGTGCTGGATACGGCCTTCCACCAGACCATGTCCAAGACCTCTTATATTTATCCCGTGCCTTACGAATGGTATGAAAAATACGGGGTGCGCCGCTACGGGTTTCACGGCACCTCCCATCTCTACGTGGCCCGGCGAGCCGCAGTGATGCTGAAAAAGGACCCCTTCAAGGTCAACCTGATTACCTGCCATCTGGGCAACGGGGTCAGCCTCAGCGCCATCAAGAACGGCTGTTCCTACGACACCAGCCTGGGATTGACCACCATGGAAGGGCTGGTGATGGGCACCCGTTCGGGAGACGTGGATCCGGGCCTGATGCCGTTCCTGTGCGCCAAGGAGAACAAGACCGCCCAGGAGATCGAATCGGTGTACCTGAAAAAAAGCGGGCTGCTGGGGATCTCGGGAAAATACACCGACCGCCGGGACATAGAAGGCGCCATGAAGGCGGGGGACGAGAGGGCCAAGCTGGCCTTTGACATCGAGGCTTACCGCCTGAAAAAATACATCGGGTCCTACTATGCCGCCCTGGGGCATCTTGACGCCGTGGTCTTCACCGGCGGGGCCGGTGAGATGGGCCCGCTGCTGCGGGAGGCCGCGGTTTCGGGGATGGGGGAACTGGGGATGGCGCTGGATCCGGAACTCAATAAAAAGGCCAAGAGCCGCAACCACGAATTCGAGATCTCGGCCAAAGACTCCCGGGTAAAACTGTTCGTCATTCCCACCGACGAAGAATTAGTGTTTACCGAGGACGTGGTGGCCATCATCGAAGGGCGTTACGACGTTCATACCAAGTTCAAATATGCCTTTGAAGACCCAAGCTACGTCAATAAAATGAGGGACGAAGCCTACCAGCGGGAGCTGGCCAAGAGGAAAGGCTGA
- the ndk gene encoding nucleoside-diphosphate kinase: MTGHNHRHNLQRTLLIIKPDTVRRGLIGEILHRIELDGFDILAMKMTRLTERQARGFYVMHKKKPFYQPLCKFMTSGRLVLCVLERENAIESLRQLVGKTNPKEAAFGSIRHDYATDTRQNCVHASDTPENAAREVGYFFKPPAVSRIRHGLKKIYRLPFVKR; this comes from the coding sequence ATGACGGGGCATAATCATCGGCACAATCTCCAACGGACCTTGCTGATAATCAAGCCGGATACGGTGCGCCGCGGTTTGATCGGCGAGATACTTCACCGGATAGAGCTGGACGGTTTTGACATCCTGGCCATGAAGATGACCCGCCTGACGGAGCGCCAGGCCCGGGGTTTCTACGTCATGCACAAGAAAAAACCTTTCTATCAACCGCTGTGCAAATTCATGACCAGCGGGCGCCTGGTGCTGTGCGTGCTGGAACGGGAGAACGCCATTGAGTCGCTGCGGCAGTTAGTGGGCAAGACCAATCCCAAGGAGGCGGCCTTCGGCAGCATCCGCCACGATTATGCCACCGACACAAGGCAGAACTGCGTGCACGCCTCGGATACCCCGGAGAACGCGGCCCGGGAGGTGGGGTATTTCTTCAAGCCCCCGGCTGTTTCCCGGATCCGGCACGGGTTGAAAAAGATCTACCGCCTGCCGTTCGTCAAACGCTAG
- a CDS encoding 2-oxoacid:acceptor oxidoreductase family protein — protein sequence MKERYEIRLSGSGGQGMITAGIILAEAAGVYDGRKVIQSQSYGPEARGGASKAEVIISNQEIYFPKATAIDILLAMTQEAWESYSKDLKPDAIAIIDSFYVKECDFKNAYCLPLTQKAREEVGIEMVANVIALGAIAELTGVVSKESLEKSLLSRVPKGTEEKNKKALEIGYRLAREAKK from the coding sequence ATGAAAGAAAGATACGAGATCAGGCTGTCCGGTTCCGGCGGGCAGGGGATGATCACCGCCGGCATTATTCTGGCCGAAGCGGCCGGGGTCTATGACGGCAGGAAGGTCATCCAGTCCCAAAGCTACGGCCCGGAAGCCCGGGGCGGGGCCAGCAAGGCCGAGGTCATCATCTCCAACCAGGAAATATATTTCCCCAAGGCCACCGCCATTGACATCCTACTGGCCATGACCCAGGAGGCCTGGGAGTCATACAGCAAGGACCTTAAACCCGACGCCATCGCCATCATCGATTCCTTCTACGTCAAGGAATGCGATTTCAAGAATGCCTACTGCCTGCCCCTGACCCAAAAGGCCCGGGAAGAGGTGGGCATCGAGATGGTGGCCAATGTCATCGCCCTGGGAGCCATCGCCGAGCTGACCGGGGTGGTGTCCAAGGAATCTTTGGAAAAGTCCCTTTTGTCCCGGGTTCCCAAGGGCACCGAGGAGAAGAACAAGAAGGCGCTGGAGATCGGCTACCGTCTGGCCCGGGAAGCCAAAAAATGA
- a CDS encoding 2-oxoacid:ferredoxin oxidoreductase subunit beta: MKIHPAYEMLRPGKKFPNVWCPGCGHGIVQGAIIRAVERLGLNRDEMAMISGIGCSSRMPVYVDFNSLHTAHGRAIAFATGVKLHNPKLHVIVVTGDGDALAIGGNHFIHAARRNIELTVILMNNNIYGMTGGQYSPTTPIGKKASTAPYGCAERDFDACALATAAGAVFAARGTVFNAVELDKMIEKALTKKGFALVEALSPCPTLYGRLNKEGNAVKMLQAQKANTINLKAAEKLSPQESENKIITGIFYDGEAQPYTEVYQQIINKAQGR; the protein is encoded by the coding sequence ATGAAAATCCATCCGGCTTACGAAATGCTCCGGCCCGGCAAGAAGTTCCCCAACGTCTGGTGCCCGGGCTGCGGCCACGGCATAGTTCAGGGGGCCATCATCCGGGCGGTGGAGCGGCTGGGCCTGAACCGGGATGAGATGGCCATGATCTCGGGCATCGGCTGCTCCTCGCGGATGCCGGTCTACGTTGACTTCAACAGCCTGCACACCGCCCACGGCCGGGCCATCGCCTTTGCCACCGGGGTCAAACTGCACAACCCCAAGCTGCATGTGATAGTGGTCACCGGGGACGGCGATGCGCTAGCCATCGGCGGCAACCACTTCATCCACGCCGCCCGCCGCAACATCGAGCTGACGGTGATCCTGATGAACAACAATATCTACGGCATGACCGGGGGCCAGTATTCGCCCACCACCCCCATCGGCAAAAAAGCCTCCACCGCCCCCTACGGCTGCGCCGAGCGGGATTTCGACGCCTGCGCCCTGGCCACCGCGGCCGGAGCGGTGTTCGCGGCCCGGGGCACGGTGTTCAACGCGGTGGAATTAGACAAGATGATAGAGAAGGCCCTGACCAAGAAGGGATTTGCCCTGGTGGAGGCCCTCAGTCCCTGTCCCACCCTGTACGGGCGGCTCAACAAGGAGGGCAACGCGGTCAAGATGCTGCAGGCCCAGAAGGCCAACACCATCAACCTCAAGGCGGCCGAAAAGCTTTCGCCCCAGGAATCCGAGAACAAGATAATCACCGGGATCTTTTACGACGGCGAAGCCCAGCCCTATACCGAGGTCTACCAGCAGATCATCAACAAGGCGCAAGGCAGGTAG
- a CDS encoding 2-oxoacid:acceptor oxidoreductase subunit alpha yields the protein MSKQVKLWQGNEACAEGAIYAGCDFFGGYPITPSTEVAEVLALRLPQVGGKFIQMEDEIASMGAILGAAAAGAKTMTSTSGPGFSLMMELLGYGCMAEIPCVIVNVQRAGPSTGLPTKGAQADVMQTRWGTHGDHPTIALCPSSIEESFKLTVKAFNLAEKFRMPVILLLDEFIGHMREKMEVPKPGELEIYNHPRPKADPRDYQHYADGSSVGGPYAAMGSGYRFNITGLTHDKHGFPTARLDEIQWKMDRLRDKIAQHLPELTEVEEEFLDDAETVIFSYGAAARSSQQAVRQARAKGIKVGLLRPTTVWPFPDQIVTDVLKKCKTMLVAEISQGQLVYEVERVNKSNTPVAPALRYDGEMITPAQILQAVEEA from the coding sequence ATGAGCAAGCAGGTAAAACTCTGGCAGGGCAACGAAGCCTGCGCCGAGGGCGCGATTTACGCCGGTTGCGACTTTTTCGGGGGCTATCCCATTACCCCCTCCACCGAAGTCGCCGAAGTGCTGGCCCTGAGGCTGCCTCAGGTGGGCGGAAAATTCATTCAGATGGAGGATGAGATCGCCAGCATGGGGGCCATTCTGGGCGCGGCCGCGGCCGGGGCCAAGACCATGACCTCCACCTCGGGGCCGGGCTTCTCGCTGATGATGGAGCTTTTGGGTTACGGCTGCATGGCCGAGATACCCTGCGTCATCGTCAACGTCCAGCGGGCCGGGCCATCCACCGGGCTGCCCACCAAGGGGGCCCAGGCCGACGTGATGCAGACCCGCTGGGGCACCCACGGCGACCATCCCACCATCGCGTTATGCCCCTCGTCCATAGAAGAATCATTCAAGCTGACCGTCAAGGCCTTTAACCTGGCCGAAAAATTCCGGATGCCGGTGATCCTTCTTTTGGACGAATTCATCGGCCACATGCGGGAGAAGATGGAAGTGCCCAAGCCCGGCGAATTGGAAATATACAACCATCCCCGACCCAAGGCGGACCCCAGGGATTACCAGCATTACGCCGACGGCTCCAGCGTGGGCGGGCCCTATGCCGCCATGGGCAGCGGCTACCGTTTCAACATCACCGGGCTGACCCACGACAAGCACGGCTTTCCCACCGCCCGGCTGGACGAGATCCAGTGGAAGATGGACCGGCTGAGGGACAAGATCGCCCAGCACCTGCCGGAGTTGACCGAGGTGGAGGAGGAATTTCTGGACGACGCCGAGACCGTGATCTTCTCCTACGGGGCGGCGGCTCGCAGCTCCCAGCAGGCGGTGCGCCAGGCCCGGGCCAAGGGGATCAAAGTAGGGCTGCTGCGTCCCACCACTGTCTGGCCCTTCCCGGATCAGATAGTGACCGATGTCTTAAAAAAATGCAAAACCATGCTGGTGGCCGAAATCAGCCAGGGCCAGCTGGTCTACGAAGTGGAGCGGGTAAATAAATCCAACACCCCGGTGGCGCCGGCGCTGCGCTACGACGGCGAGATGATAACCCCGGCCCAGATATTGCAGGCGGTAGAGGAGGCTTAA
- a CDS encoding 4Fe-4S dicluster domain-containing protein, with protein MAKTTTVEEARQTIEQDFKKGYDLPVYVYKPWCKSCEICVTFCPKQVLEMSGDRKPAVARPQDCIMCGQCQLRCPDLAIFVCQERKK; from the coding sequence ATGGCCAAGACAACCACGGTGGAGGAGGCCAGGCAGACCATAGAGCAGGATTTCAAAAAGGGCTACGACCTTCCGGTCTACGTTTACAAGCCCTGGTGCAAATCCTGTGAGATCTGCGTGACCTTTTGCCCCAAGCAGGTGCTGGAGATGAGCGGGGATCGCAAGCCCGCGGTGGCCCGTCCCCAGGACTGTATAATGTGCGGGCAATGCCAGCTGCGCTGCCCGGACCTGGCTATTTTTGTGTGTCAGGAGAGAAAAAAATGA
- a CDS encoding 4Fe-4S binding protein → MISDKLKSTGLADAEDIQTVWSLEVRLKKGPVVIVECFQEIPCNPCETSCPQKAIIVGEDINALPRVDHSKCNGCAICVSRCPGLAIFVINENYSDTESAITMPCEFLPLPQKGDTVQALNREGIKCGQAKVIRVVNTKAQDKTPLVTLAIPKGREKEVRFFKLFS, encoded by the coding sequence ATGATATCCGATAAGTTAAAATCAACTGGCTTAGCCGATGCCGAAGACATCCAAACCGTCTGGTCTTTAGAGGTACGGCTGAAGAAGGGCCCGGTGGTCATTGTGGAATGCTTTCAGGAGATACCCTGCAACCCCTGCGAGACCAGTTGCCCCCAAAAAGCAATCATAGTTGGCGAAGACATCAATGCCCTGCCTAGGGTGGATCACAGCAAATGCAACGGCTGCGCTATTTGCGTCTCCCGTTGCCCGGGGCTGGCCATCTTCGTCATAAATGAAAACTACTCCGATACCGAGAGTGCCATCACCATGCCCTGCGAATTTCTGCCGTTGCCACAGAAAGGCGATACGGTGCAGGCATTGAATCGTGAGGGAATCAAATGTGGCCAGGCAAAAGTTATCAGAGTCGTAAATACCAAGGCCCAGGACAAGACCCCGTTGGTGACTCTAGCTATCCCCAAAGGCAGGGAAAAGGAAGTAAGGTTTTTCAAACTGTTTTCCTGA